In a genomic window of Diorhabda carinulata isolate Delta chromosome 8, icDioCari1.1, whole genome shotgun sequence:
- the LOC130897249 gene encoding uncharacterized protein LOC130897249, giving the protein MRRTILIFILTTTIALTESGLMCNVQWPACSLTVQNIVCSRDEKCLPTKGCQDLPMDPEFSKFILHEHNRLRQKVASGQETRGYTGVASNMHVLSYDEKLEYSAKCNVNRCKYEHDSCHGTMKFPTAGQNLYFSATSEDDLKNAVNVWFNEIDKITSNVIDKFPKGHKDISEFAQIIWATTTHIGCARAKSTTEEKYYLVCNYGPAGNRAGHSVYSRGSPCSKCGLFTKCNKLYPALCGDIDQSYLGDGRGGSGDSENIAAVTTSRSSMKLSLSNSGRGNSASLNAGLGNGGSFKLGLSGSGGKSSTGLSTGVNVGIGNGRNMKLGFGSNGGGKSAEISTGLDVGLGRGGSMKLGFGKSGGKENGKLSTGLNLGVGNSSGMKMGFGETGTGLSTGLSVGGKDSGEIGASIGGFNVNVGLGRDHNKHKNGKNNENEEVGASIAKMGLGKNNNRGLGKGRNIQNIVNGGENDDSGVDEAVITVKKTVGLGAVAPKYSSFSTTHRSYSKYSHQITTEPVTDIPVPLKNVGTLDTDLVDIITDTETTYKTTQGPTTQESKLLRTSGKNVGIFLTENNSIFQLESFTIPPRQNVTENLAPLLLEPLTIFTSDTSSTPILPNPSSKPKTAHIIPPLNSDPKSKLHLKVITYPPKPPMMSEIVITPDLESITLQPIHKQKADSLSELSKSNTPVPKPMKFSLKPTRTSVTHKPRYRGQFERTTLSPKLPMMSKIVPSSNQKRITIQSARKPILSFEKITLSPKQPITPKSIPLLELNRLAIQPTRKHKVTLEKIVLPPKPPTISNIIPSLDPEEIHIQSIIDDKVNPIETIGQISPEIKHHTFSNQSLPNIVQQGIDSTNSFPKQIITYNKTEEETDSEAPLALGFMKWHEVKWYALGALLLIIIIIISFLLGRVCRSKGSYWIKKELPQPVHGKISNINQPTLYYNENDDNPQTVLS; this is encoded by the exons atgaggcgaacaattttaatttttatattgactACCACCATAGCATTAACTGAAAGTGGTTTAATGTGTAATGTACAATGGCCTGCCTGTTCATTGACTGTTCAGAACATAGTGTGTTCAAGAGATGAAAAGTGTTTACCAACCAAAGGATGTCAGGATTTACCAATGGATCcagaattttcgaaatttatattaCACGAACACAACAGGTTAAGACAAAAGGTCGCTAGTGGACAAGAAACTAGGGGTTATACAGGAGTTGCATCCAATATGCACGTTCTTTCTTACGATGAAAAGTTGGAATATTCTGCAAAATGTAACGTAAATAG atgTAAATATGAACATGATAGTTGCCATGGTACTATGAAATTTCCAACAGCTGGTCAAAATCTATATTTCTCAGCAACATCTGAAGATGACTTGAAAAATGCTGTCAATGTATGGTTCAATGAGATCGATAAAATCACTTCAAACGTTATAGACAAATTTCCAAAAg GTCACAAAGACATCAGTGAATTCGCCCAAATAATTTGGGCAACAACGACTCATATTGGTTGCGCAAGAGCCAAGTCTACAACTGAGGAAAAATACTATCTAGTGTGTAACTATGGTCCTGCTGGTAATAGAGCTGGTCATTCTGTATACAGCAGAGGATCTCCATGTAGTAAATGTGGTTTATTTACTAAATGCAACAAATTGTATCCAGCATTGTGTGGAGATATTGACCAGTCTTATTTGGGAGACGGACGTGGGGGTAGTGGAGATTCCGAGAATATTGCTGCGGTAACGACAAGCAGGTCAAGTATGAAATTGAGCTTGAGTAATAGCGGAAGAGGAAATAGCGCAAGCTTGAACGCAGGTCTAGGAAACGGAGGAAGTTTTAAATTAGGACTCAGTGGTAGTGGTGGAAAAAGTAGTACAGGGTTGTCAACGGGCGTTAATGTAGGTATAGGAAACGGAAGAAATATGAAACTTGGATTTGGTAGCAATGGTGGAGGAAAAAGCGCAGAAATATCAACAGGTCTAGATGTAGGCTTAGGACGTGGAGGGAGTATGAAGTTAGGTTTTGGTAAAAGCGGAGGGAAAGAAAACGGAAAATTATCAACAGGACTAAATTTGGGTGTGGGAAATAGTAGTGGTATGAAAATGGGATTTGGTGAAACTGGTACAGGATTATCCACAGGTCTTAGCGTAGGTGGCAAAGACAGTGGTGAAATTGGAGCATCAATCGGAGGTTTTAACGTGAATGTTGGTCTAGGAAGAGAtcataataaacataaaaatggtaaaaataatgagaatgaaGAAGTGGGAGCATCTATAGCAAAAATGGGTTTGGGGAAAAACAATAATAGAGGTCTAGGAAAGGGGCGGAACATACAAAACATTGTCAATGGCGGTGAAAATGATGACAGTGGTGTAGATGAAGCAGTAATAACTGTGAAAAAGACGGTTGGGCTGGGAGCAGTAGCGCCAAAATACTCGTCTTTTTCTACGACTCACAGATcttattctaaatattcacaTCAAATTACTACAGAGCCCGTTACAGATATTCCAGTTCCCTTGAAAAATGTTGGAACTTTAGACACAGATTTGGTGGATATAATAACTGATACAGAAACCACTTATAAGACTACACAAGGTCCAACCACACAAGAATCGAAATTATTGAGAACCTCTGGAAAAAATGTAGGGATATTTTTAACAGAaaacaattcaatatttcaacttGAATCATTCACTATCCCACCACGACAAAACGTAACTGAAAATTTGGCACCACTTTTATTAGAACCACTAACTATTTTTACATCAGACACTTCATCAACTCCTATTTTACCAAATCCATCCAGTAAACCAAAAACCGCACACATAATACCTCCACTAAATTCGgatccaaaatcaaaattacatttaaaagtAATAACTTATCCACCAAAACCACCAATGATGTCTGAAATAGTAATTACACCTGATCTGGAATCAATAACTCTTCAACCAATACATAAGCAAAAAGCAGATTCACTATCTGAGCTGTCTAAATCCAATACTCCAGTACCTAAGCCTATGAAGTTTTCTTTGAAACCAACCAGAACTTCTGTTACACACAAACCTAGATATAGAGGACAATTCGAAAGAACAACACTTTCACCAAAACTACCAATGATGTCAAAAATTGTACCCTCATCGAATCAAAAACGAATAACAATCCAATCTGCACGCAAACCTATATTGtcctttgaaaaaataacacttTCGCCAAAACAACCTATAACTCCGAAATCAATACCTTTACTAGAACTAAATCGATTAGCAATTCAACCAACACGTAAACATAAAGTAACCCTTGAAAAAATAGTACTTCCACCAAAACCACCAACAATCTCGAATATAATACCCTCACTCGATCCTGAAGAAATCCACATTCAATCAATAATCGATGATAAAGTTAACCCAATAGAAACGATTGGACAAATTTCTCCAGAAATCAAGCACCACACCTTTTCTAATCAAAGTCTACCCAATATTGTTCAGCAAGGAATCGATTCAACCAATAGTTTTCCTAAACAGATCATCACCTACAACAAGACAGAAGAGGAAACAGATTCAGAAGCACCACTTGCATTAGGTTTCATGAAATGGCACGAAGTGAAATGGTATGCCTTAGGTGCACTACTTTTAATCATTATCATTATAATCAGTTTTCTTTTGGGACGAGTATGTCGATCAAAAGGTTCGTATTGGATCAAAAAAGAGCTACCTCAACCAGTACATGGTAAAATAAGTAACATAAATCAACCAACTTTATACTATAATGAGAACGACGACAACCCCCAGACTGTTTTATCATAG